Proteins encoded in a region of the Vitis riparia cultivar Riparia Gloire de Montpellier isolate 1030 chromosome 7, EGFV_Vit.rip_1.0, whole genome shotgun sequence genome:
- the LOC117918071 gene encoding uncharacterized protein LOC117918071: MDTLPDLFPLINLQIGHIKSSLSQAFLYIVPANHMFLILVDNQSWRLNKHSRSTHIWELMVTKTDTSIAIETKSMRKWEFYSINEALRWTPSWFSGTPSETQRLQSNLVLLRNKIPPHSPRGITVASKEQLFEDTSPAQRLPEEIFFDARECSLDMQDNRTIEVEELINGKREQNTEDEINIASLGFKDTLLLLWFNDRDLPIILRQVITSNSRLLALLELGLPTWVIFLQSYPLFCKVYHPWMRPLGRILYVLISLITMIIGFYDLYKNVPLLKATASHLFGPIFMWIEKSEMITRIFYLGTMLFVQNFGKALEWVLMMMRVITMPVSIIMTPFMDPLEGMVEVISCIWNILAETGEQFFYTAQLMAESLCSMVVDLIQVLISPFDLLYSLVSTLVTLVCTILYSVWKLLLIPARANLGLAKYVASLFSGISDFLKRTSMVSTSSMDQLQYFAQAKPTSSQISFWRPLWQDIFSKVFRSLRSIINGLIGFFTSCNRHRLSIYNYLRAMVWHLCHRLPLISRRRAPPLDSQVEMEFKECEGCK, encoded by the exons ATGGACACTTTACCAGATCTTTTCCCTCTGATAAATTTGCAAATTGG GCATATAAAATCTTCACTTTCTCAGGCATTCTTGTATATTGTGCCTGCTAATCATATGTTTCTCATTCTGGTCGACAACCAGTCATGGAGGCTGAACAAGCACTCAAGATCAACCCACATATGGGAATTAATGGTCACCAAG ACTGATACATCCATTGCTATAGAAACGAAATCTATGAGAAAGTGGGAATTCTACAGCATCAATGAAGCCTTGCGCTGGACTCCTTCATGGTTCTCTGGCACACCATCAGAAACACAGCGCCTGCAGAGCAATCTAGTGcttttgagaaataaaattcCTCCTCACTCTCCCAGGGGAATCACTGTTGCCTCTAAAGAACAGTTGTTTGAGGATACATCTCCTGCCCAACGTCTTCCTGAAGAAATATTCTTTGATGCCAGAGAATGCTCCTTGGATATGCAGGATAATAGAACAATAGAGGTTGAAGAGCTGATCAATGGGAAGAGAGAACAGAATACAGAAGATGAGATTAATATTGCATCTTTGGGATTCAAGGACACTCTACTGCTATTGTGGTTCAATGATAGGGACCTCCCAATTATATTGAGGCAGGTAATCACATCTAATTCAAGGCTTCTCGCATTGCTTGAGTTAGGCCTTCCTACTTGGGTTATTTTCTTGCAGTCCTATCCCCTATTTTGCAAGGTTTATCATCCCTGGATGCGGCCTCTAGGGAGAATCCTTTATGTATTAATCTCACTCATAACTATGATCATTGGGTTCTATGATCTCTATAAGAATGTGCCCCTCTTGAAGGCAACTGCATCCCACCTTTTTGGTCCCATTTTTATGTGGATTGAAAAATCTGAAATGATTACTAGAATCTTTTATTTGGGAACAATGTTGTTCGTTCAAAACTTTGGGAAGGCTCTTGAATGGgttttgatgatgatgagaGTGATCACAATGCCAGTATCGATTATAATGACACCGTTCATGGACCCACTTGAAGGAATGGTGGAGGTTATATCATGTATATGGAACATTTTGGCTGAAACAGGGGAGCAGTTTTTCTACACAGCACAGCTCATGGCAGAGTCCCTCTGCAGCATGGTGGTTGATTTGATCCAAGTTCTAATCTCACCATTTGACCTTCTCTACTCACTTGTGTCAACTTTAG TCACATTGGTTTGTACCATCCTTTATTCTGTGTGGAAACTATTGCTCATTCCTGCTCGAGCCAATCTTGGTTTGGCAAAATATGTGGCTTCTCTATTCTCCGGAATCTCTGATTTTCTTAAAAGGACTTCGATGGTATCTACCAGTAGCATGGATCAGCTTCAATATTTTGCTCAAGCAAAGCCTACTTCATCACAAATCTCATTTTGGCGCCCTCTCTGGCAAGATATCTTCTCAAAG GTTTTCCGGTCCCTCCGAAGCATTATAAATGGTCTTATCGGGTTCTTCACATCATGCAATCGGCACAGGCTTAG CATATACAACTACTTAAGGGCCATGGTGTGGCATCTCTGTCACCGCCTCCCATTGATTTCTCGCCGCAGAGCACCTCCATTGGACAGCCAAGTTGAG ATGGAATTCAAAGAATGTGAAGGTTGTAAATGA